The Candidatus Bathyarchaeota archaeon genome window below encodes:
- a CDS encoding carboxypeptidase M32, giving the protein MAVSGELLSEYKKLMEKVKNIVIFQSAMSVLHWDMETKMPPKGIMLRSQQMALLSQIGHRMMIDPEIGRLIEKIMSHPDYESLSELQKRNVYLTKKAYDEQTKLPEELVVETARQQTITTDVWKKAKAAKNFSMFKPELEKLFELKKKAAEILMEVKQTPTPYDALIDIFEPKITSETITKIFNELKDGLISIMKKCESAPKKPETSFLKRRVPIDVQRKISKELARFTGYDIESKEAGGRIDETEHPFTTGYYHDVRVTTHYYEDNWSSSVFSVLHEIGHALYEQNLPSEWIYQPVGTACSSGFHESQSRFVENVVGRSREFWAYFLPKLNELTGNSFADVDLDTFVHGINEVKPSKIRIEADEVTYCLHIIIRFEIERDLFADKVSVAELPQVWNQKYKEYLGLDIENDSEGVMQDTHWASGLFGYFPSYALGNIYSGQLLAKMEKEIPEWKEQLANGNFNNVKQWLTRNVHSYGNLYDPADLIKIITGEEINVKHYLNYLYGKYSKLYGF; this is encoded by the coding sequence ATGGCTGTTTCGGGTGAGTTGCTTTCCGAGTATAAGAAGCTTATGGAAAAAGTTAAAAACATAGTGATTTTCCAGTCAGCGATGAGTGTTCTGCACTGGGATATGGAAACGAAGATGCCTCCGAAGGGCATTATGCTGCGAAGTCAACAAATGGCATTGTTAAGCCAAATTGGGCATAGGATGATGATTGATCCTGAAATTGGACGGTTAATCGAGAAGATTATGAGTCATCCGGACTATGAAAGTTTAAGCGAACTTCAGAAGAGAAATGTGTATCTCACCAAAAAGGCTTATGATGAACAAACTAAACTTCCAGAGGAACTTGTCGTTGAGACGGCTAGACAGCAAACTATAACTACTGATGTGTGGAAGAAGGCGAAGGCAGCAAAAAACTTTTCAATGTTTAAACCTGAGCTTGAAAAACTCTTTGAACTAAAAAAGAAGGCCGCAGAAATTCTAATGGAGGTAAAGCAGACACCAACACCCTATGACGCTTTAATAGACATATTTGAACCTAAAATAACCTCTGAAACGATAACGAAAATCTTCAACGAATTAAAAGACGGATTAATTTCAATAATGAAGAAGTGTGAATCCGCACCTAAGAAGCCTGAAACGTCTTTTCTAAAACGTAGAGTCCCAATAGATGTTCAGAGAAAGATATCAAAAGAACTTGCAAGATTTACTGGCTATGATATAGAGTCTAAAGAGGCAGGAGGCAGAATAGACGAAACGGAACATCCATTCACAACGGGTTATTATCATGATGTAAGAGTTACAACCCACTATTATGAAGATAATTGGTCCTCCTCAGTCTTTTCAGTGCTACATGAGATTGGTCATGCCCTTTACGAGCAGAACTTGCCTTCTGAATGGATATACCAACCAGTAGGAACAGCGTGTTCATCTGGTTTCCACGAGTCTCAATCTAGGTTTGTCGAAAACGTTGTTGGAAGGTCACGTGAATTCTGGGCCTACTTCCTTCCAAAACTTAACGAACTGACTGGAAACTCCTTTGCCGACGTAGATTTAGACACTTTTGTTCATGGAATAAACGAGGTTAAGCCTTCAAAGATACGGATAGAAGCCGACGAAGTTACTTATTGCCTTCATATAATCATCCGCTTCGAAATTGAACGTGACCTATTCGCCGATAAAGTTTCAGTGGCCGAGCTTCCACAAGTTTGGAACCAAAAGTACAAAGAATACTTGGGTTTAGATATTGAAAATGACTCTGAAGGAGTTATGCAAGACACACATTGGGCTTCGGGTCTTTTCGGTTACTTCCCAAGCTATGCGTTAGGCAACATTTACAGCGGCCAACTTCTAGCAAAGATGGAAAAGGAAATTCCTGAATGGAAAGAACAGCTTGCAAATGGCAACTTTAACAACGTCAAGCAGTGGTTAACGAGAAATGTTCATTCTTATGGGAATCTCTACGACCCCGCTGACTTAATTAAAATAATAACAGGCGAAGAAATCAACGTTAAACATTACCTCAACTACTTATATGGAAAATACTCAAAGCTCTATGGTTTCTAA
- a CDS encoding energy-coupling factor ABC transporter ATP-binding protein, whose product MIVAENLDVSYRQRREPVLNGVNAIFDGKSLILGPNGSGKTTLFRAICGLTNITKGRILVDNVNVKEIYAKTGIISVNFPEVLSLLSVKVRDLIKLYADLTDGDSSTAYKILGELGLTDKLLRSKKLHELSAGQVKAVCTAIALSMRAKHVLLDEPFEQLDPARKHVLIKYLEDYDGIIVLNTHETWLLRKLAGWKVFFMFEGVLYGSILAEDLLKAKLSLKDEPKALIKMKVSGKPVSLIKGRKKGTPILSLESLDKVYELALEAEKS is encoded by the coding sequence ATGATAGTTGCAGAAAACCTTGATGTTTCATATAGACAACGTCGGGAACCAGTCTTAAATGGAGTTAATGCCATCTTCGATGGTAAAAGCCTTATTCTCGGGCCGAATGGTTCTGGGAAAACCACACTTTTTAGAGCTATATGCGGACTTACAAACATAACTAAAGGCAGAATTCTTGTGGACAACGTAAATGTTAAAGAAATATATGCAAAAACGGGAATAATTTCAGTGAATTTTCCCGAAGTGCTTTCCCTCCTCTCAGTTAAAGTTCGTGATTTAATAAAATTATACGCTGACTTGACGGATGGAGATTCCTCAACTGCTTACAAAATTTTAGGCGAATTAGGTTTAACCGATAAATTGTTAAGGAGCAAGAAGTTGCATGAACTTTCGGCTGGTCAAGTGAAGGCTGTTTGCACGGCAATTGCCCTCTCAATGAGAGCTAAACACGTCCTTTTAGACGAGCCGTTTGAGCAGTTGGATCCTGCAAGGAAGCATGTTTTGATAAAATATCTTGAAGACTATGATGGAATAATAGTTTTGAACACTCATGAAACATGGCTCCTTAGAAAACTTGCCGGATGGAAAGTTTTCTTCATGTTTGAAGGAGTCCTCTACGGTTCTATTCTAGCAGAGGACTTGTTAAAAGCGAAACTTTCCCTGAAGGATGAGCCTAAGGCCCTAATAAAAATGAAAGTTTCCGGCAAACCTGTTAGTCTCATAAAAGGCAGGAAGAAGGGGACGCCTATTTTAAGCTTGGAAAGTCTCGATAAGGTTTATGAGCTTGCCTTGGAGGCGGAGAAAAGTTGA
- a CDS encoding response regulator: MNKIKERILIVDDDESICRTLSLILQEEGYETDVAYTGKEAIEKTKTNFYNVALLDIKLPDMEGTKLLTAMQKTFPEMIKIMVTGYPSLQNAVEALNYGADAYIMKPVDPEELLRVIREKLEKQREAKKITEEKIAEWVKTRIMQLEQIDKNQ; the protein is encoded by the coding sequence GTGAATAAAATAAAGGAGAGAATTCTAATAGTGGACGACGACGAAAGCATATGCAGAACACTAAGCCTCATACTTCAAGAGGAAGGATACGAAACAGACGTCGCATACACGGGAAAGGAAGCCATAGAGAAAACAAAAACGAACTTCTATAATGTTGCATTACTTGACATTAAACTGCCAGACATGGAAGGAACAAAACTGCTTACGGCAATGCAGAAAACCTTCCCAGAAATGATTAAAATAATGGTCACAGGGTATCCTTCGTTGCAAAACGCAGTAGAAGCCCTAAACTATGGAGCGGACGCTTACATAATGAAGCCGGTAGACCCAGAAGAGCTATTGCGGGTAATAAGAGAGAAACTTGAAAAACAAAGGGAAGCTAAAAAAATAACCGAAGAGAAGATAGCGGAATGGGTAAAAACAAGAATAATGCAACTTGAACAGATTGATAAAAATCAATAA